The Populus nigra chromosome 14, ddPopNigr1.1, whole genome shotgun sequence genome has a segment encoding these proteins:
- the LOC133672750 gene encoding nodulation receptor kinase-like isoform X1: MMGRMHVWMLTASVGSFIVSLIHVIHLTCAEEGFVSIACCAESSTFTDNTSISWISDEGWFPIENTGCENITRQAENDANYDRVRIFYIEPGRRICYNFSTTKNQNYLIRATFLFDDSLGASFDVSIGFTPTSNVKLSKDLEVERVFTATHHDVDFCLMNHYGYPYISKLELRPLGDLKYLQGKASGVLKLVSRVDAGNTGNSIRYPDDSFDRIWRRPDPKTVSLSEPTNSTTYIHDIKKTVPAKVLQTALTHTDRLEFLHNDLDTQDSNYTVFLYFFELNQSIKTGQRVFDIYINNEIKLGKFDIWAYGSAYREAALNVTASRSLNLTLVKVENASDLGPILNAYEILQWIQGTNQQDVEVIMKVRNELMLNNKENELLQSWSGDPCFPPWKGLKCQNISRSLSVITGLNISSSQFQGPIPAGITELSYLKELNLSYNGFTGKIPEFPKSSVLTSVDLRSNDLSGSVPDSLASLTNLKTLYFGCNPLSNTELPSNSTRLITDSGKCSRQGSTTKTLGIVIGTITGGSFLFTLAVGMFCSCFCRNKSRTRRNFDWKSNPMTKNAVFSVASTVSKSINIQSFPLDYIENVTHKYKTLIGEGGFGSVYRGTLPDGQEVAVKVRSSTSTQGTREFDNELTLLSALRHENLVPLLGYCCENDQQILVYPFMSNGSLQDRLYGEAAKRKTLDWPTRLSIALGAARGLTYLHTFSGRCIIHRDVKSSNILLDHSMNAKVTDFGFSKYAPQEGDSGASLEVRGTAGYLDPEYYSTQHLSAKSDVFSFGVVLLEIVSGREPLNIHRPRNEWSLVEWAKPYIRESRIDEIVDPGIKGGYHAEAMWRVVEVALVCIEPFSAYRPCMTDIVRELEDALIIENNASEYMKSIDSLGGYSLGGSNRFGSNRFSISTDKKIALSPPVPTPPDPSPINSQALAPLEPR; this comes from the exons ATGATGGGAAGAATGCATGTTTGGATGTTAACAGCAAGTGTTGGCTCTTTTATTGTATCCCTCATCCATGTTATCCATTTAACCTGTGCAGAAGAAG GTTTTGTCAGCATAGCATGCTGTGCTGAATCATCAACTTTTACAGATAATACCTCTATTAGCTGGATATCAGATGAGGGATGGTTCCCTATTGAGAATACAGGTTGCGAAAACATAACCAGACAAGCAGAAAATGATGCAAACTATGATAGAGTTCGAATTTTCTACATTGAACCAGGGAGGAGAATATGTTACAATTTTTCAACTACTAAGAATCAAAACTATCTGATAAGGGCTACATTTCTCTTTGATGATTCTTTGGGTGCTTCTTTCGATGTTTCGATTGGTTTCACACCAACAAGTAATGTGAAATTGTCCAAGGATTTGGAGGTTGAGAGAGTTTTTACAGCTACTCATCACGATGTTGACTTTTGTTTAATGAATCATTATGGATATCCATACATTTCAAAGCTTGAACTGAGGCCCTTGGGGGATTTGAAGTATTTACAGGGAAAAGCTTCTGGTGTTTTGAAATTGGTTAGCAGAGTTGACGCAGGAAACACCGGAAATAGCATCAG GTACCCAGATGACTCATTTGACAGAATCTGGAGAAGGCCTGACCCCAAAACGGTTTCCTTATCGGAACCGACTAATTCCACCACTTACATCCATGATATTAAGAAAACAGTGCCAGCCAAAGTTCTCCAAACAGCACTAACCCACACAGACAGACTGGAGTTCCTGCACAATGACCTTGACACACAGGATTCCAATTACACCGTGTTCCTCTACTTTTTTGAGCTCAATCAATCTATAAAAACTGGCCAAAGGGTATTTGACATTTAcattaataatgaaataaagcTGGGGAAATTTGACATTTGGGCTTATGGGTCAGCCTATAGGGAAGCTGCTCTAAATGTCACAGCAAGCAGGTCTCTAAACTTGACCTTAGTCAAGGTTGAAAATGCATCTGACCTCGGACCTATTTTAAATGCCTACGAGATCTTGCAATGGATTCAAGGAACTAACCAGCAAGATG TGGAAGTGATCATGAAGGTGAGAAATGAACTGATGCTGAATAACAAGGAGAATGAACTGCTGCAGAGTTGGTCAGGAGATCCATGCTTTCCTCCATGGAAAGGTCTGAAATGCCAGAACATCAGTCGGTCCTTATCTGTAATCACAGGACT GAATATTTCTTCAAGTCAATTTCAAGGACCAATTCCAGCCGGTATTACTGAGCTGAGCTACCTAAAGGAATT GAACCTTAGCTACAATGGCTTCACTGGCAAGATCCCAGAGTTCCCGAAATCCTCAGTGTTGACATCAGT GGATCTGAGATCCAATGATCTTTCTGGATCTGTTCCAGATTCTCTTGCTTCCCTtacaaatttgaaaacatt ATATTTCGGATGCAATCCTCTCTCCAACACAGAACTTCCTTCCAACAGTACAAGACTCATTACAGA CTCTGGGAAATGTAGTAGACAGGGATCTACTACAAAAACACTAGGAATTGTCATTGGAACCATTACAGGTGGATCATTTCTGTTCACCTTAGCAGTCGGAATGTTTTGCAGTTGCTTCTGCAGAAACAAGTCAAGGACACGACGAAATTTCGATTGGAAATCAAACCCAATGACAAAGA atgctgttttctcCGTAGCTAGCACTGTGTCAAAGTCGATAAACATTCAATCCTTTCCACTAGATTACATAGAGAATGTGACCCACAAGTACAAAACCTTAATAGGTGAAGGTGGGTTTGGATCCGTATACCGTGGCACTCTACCAGATGGTCAGGAAGTGGCAGTTAAGGTCCGGTCATCTACTTCAACTCAGGGGACTCGGGAATTCGATAATGAG CTAACCCTTCTATCAGCTCTTCGGCATGAGAACCTGGTGCCTCTTCTTGGTTATTGTTGTGAAAATGATCAACAAATTCTCGTTTATCCATTTATGTCCAATGGCTCTCTACAAGATCGCCTCTATG GAGAAGCAGCAAAGAGAAAAACTCTTGACTGGCCAACCAGACTTTCTATTGCTCTTGGTGCTGCTCGAG GTTTGACATATCTTCACACATTTTCTGGCCGTTGCATTATACATAGAGATGTCAAGTCAAGCAACATCCTTCTGGATCATAGCATGAATGCTAAGGTGACAGACTTCGGCTTCTCAAAGTATGCTCCTCAAGAAGGAGACAGTGGTGCTTCACTGGAAGTAAGAGGCACAGCTGGGTACTTGGATCCAGA GTACTACTCGACACAACATCTTTCTGCAAAAAGTGATGTCTTTAGCTTTGGGGTGGTTCTACTTGAAATCGTAAGTGGTCGGGAGCCTCTCAACATACACAGGCCACGAAATGAGTGGAGCTTAGTTGAATGG GCAAAGCCATATATAAGGGAGTCAAGGATTGATGAAATTGTGGATCCTGGCATAAAGGGTGGGTACCATGCAGAGGCAATGTGGAGAGTGGTAGAGGTAGCACTAGTATGCATTGAGCCCTTCTCTGCTTATCGACCATGCATGACTGACATTGTTCGGGAGCTAGAGGATGCTTTGATCATAGAAAACAACGCATCTGAATATATGAAGTCCATAGACAGTTTGGGAGGATACAGCTTGGGAGGGTCCAATCGCTTTGGTTCCAATCGCTTCTCAATTTCCACAGACAAGAAGATCGCTTTATCACCACCGGTTCCAACGCCACCAGACCCATCACCGATCAACTCACAAGCCTTGGCTCCTCTAGAGCCGAGATAG
- the LOC133672750 gene encoding nodulation receptor kinase-like isoform X2 — MMGRMHVWMLTASVGSFIVSLIHVIHLTCAEEGFVSIACCAESSTFTDNTSISWISDEGWFPIENTGCENITRQAENDANYDRVRIFYIEPGRRICYNFSTTKNQNYLIRATFLFDDSLGASFDVSIGFTPTSNVKLSKDLEVERVFTATHHDVDFCLMNHYGYPYISKLELRPLGDLKYLQGKASGVLKLVSRVDAGNTGNSIRYPDDSFDRIWRRPDPKTVSLSEPTNSTTYIHDIKKTVPAKVLQTALTHTDRLEFLHNDLDTQDSNYTVFLYFFELNQSIKTGQRVFDIYINNEIKLGKFDIWAYGSAYREAALNVTASRSLNLTLVKVENASDLGPILNAYEILQWIQGTNQQDVEVIMKVRNELMLNNKENELLQSWSGDPCFPPWKGLKCQNISRSLSVITGLNISSSQFQGPIPAGITELSYLKELNLSYNGFTGKIPEFPKSSVLTSVYFGCNPLSNTELPSNSTRLITDSGKCSRQGSTTKTLGIVIGTITGGSFLFTLAVGMFCSCFCRNKSRTRRNFDWKSNPMTKNAVFSVASTVSKSINIQSFPLDYIENVTHKYKTLIGEGGFGSVYRGTLPDGQEVAVKVRSSTSTQGTREFDNELTLLSALRHENLVPLLGYCCENDQQILVYPFMSNGSLQDRLYGEAAKRKTLDWPTRLSIALGAARGLTYLHTFSGRCIIHRDVKSSNILLDHSMNAKVTDFGFSKYAPQEGDSGASLEVRGTAGYLDPEYYSTQHLSAKSDVFSFGVVLLEIVSGREPLNIHRPRNEWSLVEWAKPYIRESRIDEIVDPGIKGGYHAEAMWRVVEVALVCIEPFSAYRPCMTDIVRELEDALIIENNASEYMKSIDSLGGYSLGGSNRFGSNRFSISTDKKIALSPPVPTPPDPSPINSQALAPLEPR; from the exons ATGATGGGAAGAATGCATGTTTGGATGTTAACAGCAAGTGTTGGCTCTTTTATTGTATCCCTCATCCATGTTATCCATTTAACCTGTGCAGAAGAAG GTTTTGTCAGCATAGCATGCTGTGCTGAATCATCAACTTTTACAGATAATACCTCTATTAGCTGGATATCAGATGAGGGATGGTTCCCTATTGAGAATACAGGTTGCGAAAACATAACCAGACAAGCAGAAAATGATGCAAACTATGATAGAGTTCGAATTTTCTACATTGAACCAGGGAGGAGAATATGTTACAATTTTTCAACTACTAAGAATCAAAACTATCTGATAAGGGCTACATTTCTCTTTGATGATTCTTTGGGTGCTTCTTTCGATGTTTCGATTGGTTTCACACCAACAAGTAATGTGAAATTGTCCAAGGATTTGGAGGTTGAGAGAGTTTTTACAGCTACTCATCACGATGTTGACTTTTGTTTAATGAATCATTATGGATATCCATACATTTCAAAGCTTGAACTGAGGCCCTTGGGGGATTTGAAGTATTTACAGGGAAAAGCTTCTGGTGTTTTGAAATTGGTTAGCAGAGTTGACGCAGGAAACACCGGAAATAGCATCAG GTACCCAGATGACTCATTTGACAGAATCTGGAGAAGGCCTGACCCCAAAACGGTTTCCTTATCGGAACCGACTAATTCCACCACTTACATCCATGATATTAAGAAAACAGTGCCAGCCAAAGTTCTCCAAACAGCACTAACCCACACAGACAGACTGGAGTTCCTGCACAATGACCTTGACACACAGGATTCCAATTACACCGTGTTCCTCTACTTTTTTGAGCTCAATCAATCTATAAAAACTGGCCAAAGGGTATTTGACATTTAcattaataatgaaataaagcTGGGGAAATTTGACATTTGGGCTTATGGGTCAGCCTATAGGGAAGCTGCTCTAAATGTCACAGCAAGCAGGTCTCTAAACTTGACCTTAGTCAAGGTTGAAAATGCATCTGACCTCGGACCTATTTTAAATGCCTACGAGATCTTGCAATGGATTCAAGGAACTAACCAGCAAGATG TGGAAGTGATCATGAAGGTGAGAAATGAACTGATGCTGAATAACAAGGAGAATGAACTGCTGCAGAGTTGGTCAGGAGATCCATGCTTTCCTCCATGGAAAGGTCTGAAATGCCAGAACATCAGTCGGTCCTTATCTGTAATCACAGGACT GAATATTTCTTCAAGTCAATTTCAAGGACCAATTCCAGCCGGTATTACTGAGCTGAGCTACCTAAAGGAATT GAACCTTAGCTACAATGGCTTCACTGGCAAGATCCCAGAGTTCCCGAAATCCTCAGTGTTGACATCAGT ATATTTCGGATGCAATCCTCTCTCCAACACAGAACTTCCTTCCAACAGTACAAGACTCATTACAGA CTCTGGGAAATGTAGTAGACAGGGATCTACTACAAAAACACTAGGAATTGTCATTGGAACCATTACAGGTGGATCATTTCTGTTCACCTTAGCAGTCGGAATGTTTTGCAGTTGCTTCTGCAGAAACAAGTCAAGGACACGACGAAATTTCGATTGGAAATCAAACCCAATGACAAAGA atgctgttttctcCGTAGCTAGCACTGTGTCAAAGTCGATAAACATTCAATCCTTTCCACTAGATTACATAGAGAATGTGACCCACAAGTACAAAACCTTAATAGGTGAAGGTGGGTTTGGATCCGTATACCGTGGCACTCTACCAGATGGTCAGGAAGTGGCAGTTAAGGTCCGGTCATCTACTTCAACTCAGGGGACTCGGGAATTCGATAATGAG CTAACCCTTCTATCAGCTCTTCGGCATGAGAACCTGGTGCCTCTTCTTGGTTATTGTTGTGAAAATGATCAACAAATTCTCGTTTATCCATTTATGTCCAATGGCTCTCTACAAGATCGCCTCTATG GAGAAGCAGCAAAGAGAAAAACTCTTGACTGGCCAACCAGACTTTCTATTGCTCTTGGTGCTGCTCGAG GTTTGACATATCTTCACACATTTTCTGGCCGTTGCATTATACATAGAGATGTCAAGTCAAGCAACATCCTTCTGGATCATAGCATGAATGCTAAGGTGACAGACTTCGGCTTCTCAAAGTATGCTCCTCAAGAAGGAGACAGTGGTGCTTCACTGGAAGTAAGAGGCACAGCTGGGTACTTGGATCCAGA GTACTACTCGACACAACATCTTTCTGCAAAAAGTGATGTCTTTAGCTTTGGGGTGGTTCTACTTGAAATCGTAAGTGGTCGGGAGCCTCTCAACATACACAGGCCACGAAATGAGTGGAGCTTAGTTGAATGG GCAAAGCCATATATAAGGGAGTCAAGGATTGATGAAATTGTGGATCCTGGCATAAAGGGTGGGTACCATGCAGAGGCAATGTGGAGAGTGGTAGAGGTAGCACTAGTATGCATTGAGCCCTTCTCTGCTTATCGACCATGCATGACTGACATTGTTCGGGAGCTAGAGGATGCTTTGATCATAGAAAACAACGCATCTGAATATATGAAGTCCATAGACAGTTTGGGAGGATACAGCTTGGGAGGGTCCAATCGCTTTGGTTCCAATCGCTTCTCAATTTCCACAGACAAGAAGATCGCTTTATCACCACCGGTTCCAACGCCACCAGACCCATCACCGATCAACTCACAAGCCTTGGCTCCTCTAGAGCCGAGATAG
- the LOC133673097 gene encoding organellar oligopeptidase A, chloroplastic/mitochondrial: MATVVDESNPLLQDFEFPPFDVVEHKHVRPGIRALLKNLESDLEELERTVEPSWPKLVEPLEKITDQLAIVWGMINHLKAVKDSPELRAAIEEVQPEKVKFELRLGQSKPIYDAFKAIQESPQWTSLSDAQKRIVESQIKEAVLNGVALDDDKREQFNKIEQELARLSQKFGENVLDATKKFEKLITDKKHIEGLPATSLGLAAQTAVSKGHADAAAENGPWIITLDTPSFMSVMQHAKNRGLREEIYRAHVTRASSGDLNNTAIIDEILKLRLEKAKLLNYNNYAEVSMATKMATVEKAEELLEELRIASWDAAAQDMEDLKIFSKNQGAMEANDLTHWDTSFWAERLRESKYDINEEELRPFFSLPKVMDGLFNLAKTLFGIDIEPADGLAPVWNHDVKFYCVKDSLGNPIAYFYFDPYSRPSEKQGGAWMDEVVSRSRVLSRNGTAPRLPIAHMVCNQTPPVGTKPSLMTFREVETVFHEFGHALQHMLTKQDEGLVAGIRGIEWDAVELPSQFMENWCYHRETLMGIAKHYETGESLPEEVYLKLLAARTFRAGSLSLRQLRFASLDLELHTKYIPGASESIYEVDRRVSKRTQVIPPLPEDRFLCSFSHIFAGGYAAGYYSYKWAEVLSADAFSAFEDAGLDNDKAVKETGHKFRETILALGGGKAPLAVFVEFRGREPSPEALLRHNGLLSATASAL; this comes from the exons ATGGCTACTGTCGTTGATGAATCCAATCCTTTATTGCAAGACTTTGAATTTCCTCCCTTTGATGTTGTTGAACATAAACATGTTCGACCTGGGATTCGTGCTCTCCTAAAGAACCTt GAGAGTGATTTGGAGGAATTGGAGAGAACAGTGGAGCCATCATGGCCAAAATTGGTGGAGCCATTGGAGAAGATAACAGATCAGTTGGCTATTGTTTGGGGTATGATCAATCATCTTAAGGCTGTTAAAGACTCACCTGAACTCCGTGCTGCAATTGAAGAAGTTCAG CCCGAAAAAGTTAAGTTTGAGCTTAGGTTGGGACAAAGTAAACCGATATATGACGCATTTAAGGCCATCCAAGAATCTCCTCAATGGACATCGCTAAGTGATGCTCAGAAACGTATAGTGGAAT CCCAAATAAAGGAAGCGGTTCTTAATGGTGTTGCTCTTGATGATGATAAAAGAGAGCAGTTTAACAAAATTGAACAG GAACTGGCAAGATTATCACAAAAATTTGGGGAAAACGTACTGGATGCCACAAAGAAGTTCGAAAAACTCATAACAGATAAGAAACATATTGAAGGATTGCCAGCTACATCACTTGGTTTGGCTGCGCAGACTGCAGTATCTAAG GGTCATGCAGACGCAGCTGCTGAGAATGGGCCGTGGATAATTACATTGGATACCCCAAGTTTTATGTCTGTCATGCAACATGCCAAAAACCGTGGTTTACGTGAAGAAATATACCGTGCTCATGTAACTCGAGCTTCGAGTGGTGATCTGAATAATACAgcaattattgatgaaatattgAAGCTTAGGCTGGAAAAGGCAAAGCTTCTTAATTACAACAACTATGCTGAG GTAAGCATGGCAACCAAAATGGCTACTGTTGAGAAAGCAGAAGAGCTATTAGAAGAGCTGCGCATAGCTTCCTGGGATGCTGCTGCTCAAG ATATGGAAGATCTTAAAATTTTCTCCAAAAATCAAGGTGCAATGGAAGCAAATGATTTGACTCACTGGGATACCAGCTTCTGGGCTGAGAGGCTTCGTGAGTCAAAATATGATATCAATGAG GAAGAACTACGTCCATTTTTCTCATTGCCAAAGGTTATGGATGGCCTTTTCAATCTTGCAAAGACACTTTTTGGAATTGATATTGAACCAGCTGATGGTCTTGCTCCA GTTTGGAATCATGATGTTAAATTCTACTGTGTCAAAGATTCCTTGGGCAATCCAATTGCATACTTCTACTTTGATCCATATTCACGTCCATCTGAGAAACAGGGTGGTGCATGGATGGATGAGGTAGTTTCTCGAAGTCGTGTTTTGTCACGCAATGGTACGGCTCCAAGGTTGCCTATTGCCCACATGGTGTGCAATCAAACACCGCCTGTTGGGACCAAACCAAGCCTGATGACATTTCGGGAG GTTGAGACTGTATTCCATGAATTTGGTCATGCCCTCCAGCATATGCTAACAAAGCAGGATGAGGGTCTTGTCGCTGGCATCCGGGGTATAGAGTGGGATGCTGTTGAATTACCCTCCCAGTTCATGGAAAATTGGTGTTATCACAG GGAAACTTTGATGGGCATTGCAAAGCACTATGAAACTGGGGAAAGTCTTCCAGAAGAAGTGTATTTGAAGCTTCTTGCTGCAAGGACTTTCCGAGCAGGCTCCCTTAGTCTTCGTCAG CTAAGATTTGCAAGTTTAGATTTGGAGTTACACACGAAGTATATACCAGGTGCGTCGGAGTCTATCTATGAAGTTGACCGGAGGGTTTCTAAAAGGACACAAGTGATCCCTCCATTGCCAGAAGATAGATTCCTCTGCAGTTTCAGTCATATTTTTGCAG GTGGTTATGCAGCTGGATACTACAGCTACAAG TGGGCTGAGGTATTATCTGCAGATGCTTTTTCAGCCTTTGAGGATGCTGGATTGGATAACGACAAG GCTGTTAAAGAAACAGGGCACAAGTTCCGGGAAACCATTCTTGCTCTTGGAGGTGGAAAAGCACCACTAGCG GTTTTTGTCGAGTTCCGAGGGCGTGAACCTTCTCCAGAGGCACTGCTCAGGCACAATGGCTTGTTATCAGCGACAGCTTCAGCATTGTAG